The following DNA comes from Winogradskyella sp. PG-2.
CCTATAGCATTTAGTATTATTCCAAAAGTCTCATATAAAAATTATCGCTATGTTTTAGGCGTTTTCACCTGGAGCAATGCTCTACTAGGCATTTTCTTTTTGTGTTCGGCATTTTACTATTTTATGCAAAAGCACTCAATAAGTGTTTTTACTTATCATGAGTTGGTGAGCGTTTTAGATCTAAACGCAGTGTATGTAACATTAATTTTTTCTATAAGTTTTTTTTATTTGTTATCACTTAAAAAAAAACAGCTATAGAAAAAGTACTTTTAATATTTTTCTTAACCTTAATTTTCTTATTGTCGACTAAAATTGCACTACTAATTTTACTAATAGGCATACTTGTTTTTTCATTAAAGCGTCAGTTATTTAACCTAAATAAAAAAACAATAATAATATGTATCGTTACTGTTTTCATTGGAATAAGTATGAGTTCAATAACATTATACAATAGGTTTAAGGTAGAGCAAAAAACTGAGTTCTCAGAAATATTTCATAAAGAAAAGTTCGGAAAAGTTTACTATTGGACGGGAAGTTCTATTAGATTATTTCAGTTAAGAATTTTAAAAGAACAAATTACTGAAGAATCTATTTTTTTTAAAGGCTTTGGTTTATTTGCTTCAAAAAAGAGCCTGGAAGAAAAGCATAAATATTATGATACATATTATACATTTCATAAATATAATTACCATAATCAGTATGCTCAAATATTATCTGAAACCGGTATAATAGGGTTGAGTATTTTGTTAATTATGCTATTTATTTTAATTAGAAGAGCAATTAAATCTAAGGATTATGGTTTCATTATGTTTTCTTTTACAGTAATAACTATTTTCTTTACCGAGAGTGTTTTATGGCGTCAAAGAGGCCTTTTCCTATTTATTATTTTATACTGTTTATATCAAAGAGTTTTATTCATAAAGCAACCCAAATAAGGTGATTATTTTTTAAACAGCTCTTATTTAGCGGTAATTTAAATCTCATTTGTCATTAGCTATATTTTATATATTAAATTATATTTGTTTTAGATAGTTTAATGATTATTTATGGCAAGAAACGAAGGGTATTCGAAATTAATAAGACCGATGTTGTATATATTGGATTTGTTAATTATCTCTATAGTTTCTTACTTATTTTTAACAATAAACTTTATTTATATTGCTTTTTTTGTTGCATTTTGGTTTCTGCTATCAATATCATTTTCATTTTATCGAGTATATAGATTTACTAAATTGATAAAAATAGTCTCGCTCCTTTTTAAGCAGATTGTTTTATTTAGTTTAGCTATTCTTTCCTTTTTATTTTTAATAAAATCCCCATTAGGATCAGGTACTATTCTTAATTTTTTTCTTGTTGTTTTTTTTCTTTTAAACTTTTGGAGGGTTTCCCTCTTTTTTCTCTTTAGAAGGTATAGGGCAATAACGGGAAGCAATTATAAATTAGTAGCAATTATTGGCTCGGGTAAATCAACCAAAGTACTTAAGGACTTTTTTAATAATGAGCCTGGATATGGCTATAGATTCGAAGGCTTTTTTACTGACTTAAAAGATAAAAATAGAAAGGGTTCAATTAATGAAAGTTTTGATTACATTCTTAACAATAATATTGATGAAGTTTATTGTGATTTAAAAGAGTTGTCGAATTCAGAAGTTAAAAAATTTGTTGATTTCTGCGATATTAACCTAAAAACATTAAAATTTATTCCAGATAACAAAGGGTTATTTGCAAAGAATCTATATATAAATTATTATGATATTACACCAGTTTTATCTTTAAGAGAGATTCCTTTGGAAGACCCTATAAAGAGTGGATTAAAGAGACTTTTCGATGTTACTTTTGCATT
Coding sequences within:
- a CDS encoding O-antigen ligase family protein — its product is MFFLTLIFLLSTKIALLILLIGILVFSLKRQLFNLNKKTIIICIVTVFIGISMSSITLYNRFKVEQKTEFSEIFHKEKFGKVYYWTGSSIRLFQLRILKEQITEESIFFKGFGLFASKKSLEEKHKYYDTYYTFHKYNYHNQYAQILSETGIIGLSILLIMLFILIRRAIKSKDYGFIMFSFTVITIFFTESVLWRQRGLFLFIILYCLYQRVLFIKQPK
- a CDS encoding exopolysaccharide biosynthesis polyprenyl glycosylphosphotransferase, whose amino-acid sequence is MLYILDLLIISIVSYLFLTINFIYIAFFVAFWFLLSISFSFYRVYRFTKLIKIVSLLFKQIVLFSLAILSFLFLIKSPLGSGTILNFFLVVFFLLNFWRVSLFFLFRRYRAITGSNYKLVAIIGSGKSTKVLKDFFNNEPGYGYRFEGFFTDLKDKNRKGSINESFDYILNNNIDEVYCDLKELSNSEVKKFVDFCDINLKTLKFIPDNKGLFAKNLYINYYDITPVLSLREIPLEDPIKSGLKRLFDVTFALIIICFVLSWLIPILGLIIVLESKGPIFFQQNRPGIKEKGFLCYKFRSMSLNSRSEESATRNDARVTRVGKFIRRTSIDELPQFFNVLFGSMSVVGPRPHLWRQNEMYGTKISKYMVRHYVKPGITGLAQVRGYRGEIETRDDIVNRTKYDIFYIENWSILLDFNIIVRTIMNIFKGEDKAY